The segment CGAGGGCTGGATATTCTCTTTATGAGTGATGCGTCATCTGCTAACTCCCATGGTAGACTCCAATTTCACGATTTTTTTGTGATCAACCACCACAACTTACTGACTAACGATGAAATTCATCCCTTCCCAGCTCTCTCTCTTTCTCCTTGACAATAAAGAGAGTAGAAATTTCAGACTCTTACTCCGGTTTTTCCTGGTTCTCTCTGCCATAATCACCTCATACAGTGTCCTGTTCCACTTCCTGATGCTTCTTGAAGGAAAAAAATACAGCTGGATCACGGGATTCTATTGGACGCTCACTGTTATGTCCACCCTTGGCTTTGGCGACATCACCTTCAAAAGCGATGTAGGGTTGATTTTTTCAATAGTCGTTCTCTTGACAGGTATTGTTTACTTGCTCGTAATGCTGCCGTTCACCTTCATCAAGTTTTTCTACGCACCGTGGCTTGAGGTCCAGTCAAAGGCAAGAACTCCTCGTGAATTACCAGAGGACACTAAAAACCATATTATTCTTACAAATCTTGATGTGATGACTGAGGAACTCATAAAAAAGCTCCACACGAACAAATACGAGTATGTAATCCTAGTTGACGATATGCAGAAAGCGCTCAAGATCCACGACTTAGGATATAAAGTTGTGATTGGTGACTATGGCGACCCTGAAACATACAATCGATTACGTATCCAAGAGGCCGCTCTTGTAGTTGCCACCAATGATGATATGATAAATACCAGTATAACTTTCACGATTAGAGAGGTATGCGCAAAAGTACCTATTGCCACTAATGCCGACGATGACCATTCCGTTGACATTTTAAAAATCGCTGGCAGTACTTATGTTTTCCAATTTATGAAAGAACTCGGCAAGTCACTGGGGAGAAGAACTATCGGGGTCAGCTTAGGAGCCAATATTATATGGATGCACGATCAGCTTTTCATCGCTGAAGTTCCTGCAATGCGTACTGGGCTCGAAGGAAAAACACTTGCCGAAATTCGACTAAGAGAAAAGACCGGGGTAACGGTTGCCGGTCTCTGGGAAAGGGGGAGCTTCAAAGGAGCACATCCACAAACATTAATCACTTCTACGACAGTGCTGGTCCTGGCAGGCTCAGCGGAACATCTAGAAAAATTCGATGCCCTTTTTTCAGTCTCCTCAGATATGGTATCTACAAAGCAGCAAGCCCTGATTTTAGGAGGAGGAAGAGTCGGTAATGCCGCAGCAGAAGCTCACGAGCAACACAAAATTCCCTACAAAATTGTGGAAAAAAGCCGTGCACTTACCAAAAACCATGATCATTGCATCCTGGGTAATGCTGCAGACATCAATGTGTTACATAAAGCTGGGATCATGGATGCCCGCTCAGTCCTCATTACCACTCACAATGATGACATCAATATATATCTCACCATCTATTGCCGCAGGCTGAGACCTGACATTCAGATCATCAGTAGAGCAAGCGATGAGAGAACAGTATCGAAACTGCACCGGGCTGGAGCTGACCTGGTAATGTCATATGCCTCGATGGCATCAAACTGCATTATGAATCTGTTAAAACCAGATCAGACATTAATGGCTGTTGAAGGGCTAAGTATTTTTCGCACCTCAGCAGGAGAAACACTTGCAGGCAAATCCCTCGTTGAAAACAGAATAAGGGAAATGACGGGATGTAACGTGGTTGCGATTTCTCGTGAAGGTAAACTAAGTCTCAACCCTGATCCGGAGATGATCCTCCAAGAGAAGGATGAACTACTCCTTATCGGAACCGTGGAGGCTGAAAAACAATTCAGGGAGCACTACAATTTGAGATGACCACAGGCCTTAAGTGGCATCGATAAAAATGGGTCCAATTGACAATGCTGACAATATTGTCAAAAAAAATAGTAACTATCCACCTTCTGACCCAGAAAGGTGCCGAAGCCCAGAAACGTAACTGTTCAGCAGTGCCGCAGATGCTAGGCAGTTACAAAAAAATATTCGAAATTTTCCACAAACACGGGCACAATACGCACGGGCTAAGCACGCATCTCATATTATCTACGGCTCAACTCTGAGAGTTGAGCCGTAGATAATATTAAACTTCAATCAGGATAGAAAATTCTTATATG is part of the Desulfobulbaceae bacterium genome and harbors:
- a CDS encoding potassium channel protein, whose product is MKFIPSQLSLFLLDNKESRNFRLLLRFFLVLSAIITSYSVLFHFLMLLEGKKYSWITGFYWTLTVMSTLGFGDITFKSDVGLIFSIVVLLTGIVYLLVMLPFTFIKFFYAPWLEVQSKARTPRELPEDTKNHIILTNLDVMTEELIKKLHTNKYEYVILVDDMQKALKIHDLGYKVVIGDYGDPETYNRLRIQEAALVVATNDDMINTSITFTIREVCAKVPIATNADDDHSVDILKIAGSTYVFQFMKELGKSLGRRTIGVSLGANIIWMHDQLFIAEVPAMRTGLEGKTLAEIRLREKTGVTVAGLWERGSFKGAHPQTLITSTTVLVLAGSAEHLEKFDALFSVSSDMVSTKQQALILGGGRVGNAAAEAHEQHKIPYKIVEKSRALTKNHDHCILGNAADINVLHKAGIMDARSVLITTHNDDINIYLTIYCRRLRPDIQIISRASDERTVSKLHRAGADLVMSYASMASNCIMNLLKPDQTLMAVEGLSIFRTSAGETLAGKSLVENRIREMTGCNVVAISREGKLSLNPDPEMILQEKDELLLIGTVEAEKQFREHYNLR